In the genome of Pan troglodytes isolate AG18354 chromosome 15, NHGRI_mPanTro3-v2.0_pri, whole genome shotgun sequence, one region contains:
- the PIGH gene encoding phosphatidylinositol N-acetylglucosaminyltransferase subunit H: MEDERSFSDICGGRLALQRRYYSPSCREFCLSCPRLSLRSLTAVTCTVWLAAYGLFTLCENSMILSAAIFITLLGLLGYLHFVKIDQETLLIIDSLGIQMTSSYASGKESTTFIEMGKVKDIVINEAIYMQKVIYYLCILLKDPVEPHGISQVVPVFQSAKPRLDCLIEVYRSCQEILAHQKATSTSP; this comes from the exons ATGGAGGATGAGCGGAGCTTTTCGGATATCTGCGGCGGCCGCCTGGCGCTGCAGCGCCGCTACTACTCCCCGTCCTGCCGGGaattctgcctcagctgcccTCGGCTCTCGCTGCGTTCGCTCACCGCTGTCACCTGCACGGTGTGGCTGGCGGCCTACGGACTCTTCACCCTCTGCGAG AACAGCATGATCCTCTCTGCTGCCATCTTCATCACCCTCTTAGGTCTGCTTGGTTATCTCCATTTTGTGAAGATTGATCAGGAGACTCTGTTAATCATTGATTCCCTTGGCATTCAGATGACTTCATCTTATGCTTCAGGCAAAGAAAGCACTACCTTCATAGAAATGGGCAAGGTCAAGGATATTGTCATCAATGAGGCCATTTACATG cagAAGGTGATTTACTACCTCTGCATCTTATTGAAAGATCCAGTGGAACCACATGGGATATCCCAAGTAGTACCCGTCTTCCAG AGTGCCAAGCCCCGGCTGGACTGCTTGATTGAAGTATACAGGAGCTGCCAGGAGATCCTGGCACACCAGAAAGCCACATCAACAAGCCCATGA